Proteins encoded by one window of Acidobacteriota bacterium:
- a CDS encoding M23 family metallopeptidase, which yields MSFLAASAGPLPESAGTGGLRVEIHARRVVPGEVLRVVVRAASALDRVRGTFRGRDLAFAPIDDYPAASAWAAWAVVGLTEEAGVAQVEIEARCGERILHASRRLTIGEAGFPLERLEVAPRHVNPPAEALLRIKREKARLARIYRRRRPLPWPTRPFLRPVAGAPTSRFGLRRVFNGVPRAPHSGLDLRADVGTPVRAASSGTVVVAGEFYYSGKLVILDHGMGLFTLYAHLSRIDVTEGDWIERGRRLGLSGATGRVTGPHLHWGAKIGDRPFDPRALLDPALFGGSSDRRGSWHGLPGEDREMEKTGGKEMGAWGSGEQACQGK from the coding sequence GTGTCGTTTCTCGCTGCGAGTGCCGGCCCCCTTCCCGAATCGGCCGGCACCGGTGGGCTGCGCGTCGAAATCCATGCCCGTCGCGTCGTTCCCGGCGAGGTGCTGCGTGTCGTGGTGCGTGCCGCGAGCGCTCTGGACCGTGTGCGGGGGACGTTTCGTGGCCGGGATCTGGCCTTCGCCCCCATCGACGACTATCCGGCCGCCTCGGCGTGGGCCGCCTGGGCCGTGGTGGGACTGACCGAGGAGGCCGGAGTCGCGCAGGTGGAAATCGAAGCCCGGTGCGGAGAGCGGATCCTGCACGCGAGCCGAAGATTGACCATCGGGGAGGCGGGTTTTCCCCTCGAACGCCTGGAAGTGGCGCCCCGTCACGTCAATCCCCCGGCCGAAGCCCTGTTGCGCATCAAACGGGAAAAGGCTCGCCTGGCGCGCATCTATCGGCGCCGCCGGCCGCTGCCCTGGCCGACCCGGCCCTTCCTGCGGCCCGTCGCAGGGGCGCCCACCTCCCGCTTCGGTTTGCGTCGCGTGTTCAACGGCGTTCCCCGCGCTCCCCACTCGGGCCTCGATCTGCGGGCCGATGTGGGGACTCCCGTCCGGGCGGCCTCCTCCGGAACGGTCGTCGTGGCCGGCGAGTTCTACTATTCGGGAAAGCTGGTGATCCTCGACCACGGCATGGGGCTGTTCACCCTCTATGCCCATCTCTCGCGGATCGACGTGACGGAAGGTGATTGGATCGAGCGAGGCCGGCGACTGGGCCTGTCAGGGGCGACCGGACGTGTCACCGGGCCCCATCTGCACTGGGGGGCGAAGATCGGGGATCGTCCTTTCGATCCCCGCGCCCTCCTCGATCCGGCCCTTTTCGGCGGTTCCTCGGATCGAAGAGGTTCGTGGCACGGGCTGCCGGGGGAGGACAGGGAGATGGAGAAAACAGGGGGGAAGGAGATGGGAGCCTGGGGAAGTGGGGAACAGGCGTGTCAGGGGAAGTGA
- a CDS encoding response regulator transcription factor, translating into MSAKILIVEDDRVTLRLVERLLQAQGYQAVGAPTAEDAIEHLEQSEFDLLILDVGLPGTDGITFCRELRAKWFLPVIMLTARSGAREKVEGLEVGADDYLTKPFESGELLARVRAQLRRARNYSMRSTRPDRIELGEVVLDFTQRDALVNGERAGLTQREFEVMAYLARHPGRPLPREQVFENVWGFAEEFNTNSLDVIIHRIRKKIEKDASRPRHLVTVRGFGYKLDAGGPGVSAG; encoded by the coding sequence GTGAGCGCGAAAATCCTGATCGTCGAAGATGACCGCGTGACTTTGCGCCTGGTCGAGAGGCTGCTGCAGGCGCAGGGCTACCAGGCGGTGGGCGCCCCGACGGCCGAGGACGCGATCGAGCATCTCGAGCAGTCCGAGTTCGATCTGCTGATCCTCGACGTGGGCCTGCCGGGGACCGACGGCATCACTTTCTGCCGGGAGCTGCGGGCCAAGTGGTTCCTGCCGGTGATCATGCTCACAGCCCGCAGCGGCGCGCGGGAGAAGGTCGAAGGGTTGGAGGTCGGCGCCGACGACTACCTGACCAAGCCTTTCGAATCCGGTGAGCTGCTCGCCCGGGTGCGGGCCCAACTCCGGCGAGCCCGGAATTACTCCATGCGCTCCACCCGTCCCGATCGCATCGAACTCGGCGAGGTGGTGCTCGACTTCACCCAGCGGGATGCTCTCGTGAACGGGGAGCGGGCCGGCCTGACGCAGCGGGAGTTCGAGGTCATGGCCTACCTGGCCCGTCATCCCGGTCGTCCGCTTCCCAGGGAGCAGGTCTTCGAGAACGTCTGGGGTTTCGCCGAAGAGTTCAACACCAACAGTCTCGACGTGATCATTCATCGCATCCGCAAGAAGATCGAGAAAGACGCCTCCAGGCCCCGTCACCTGGTGACCGTGCGCGGATTCGGTTACAAGCTCGACGCTGGGGGCCCGGGCGTGTCCGCCGGGTGA
- a CDS encoding DUF4188 domain-containing protein, which translates to MRKNRRGIVSGAVTAIHDRPFVVLLVGLRINKWWRVDHAWQALRVFRRLHRELEQNPAEGLLAYQWWWGHPMLSVQYWESWEHVEAWARRREGGHRQAWTDYAQRLRPAGSIGVWHETYIIEPGKYETVYNAMPLFGLGRAVASVVPARGRAGRASGRIALGGQDLTSSSAEAMLGRATGGGPHPK; encoded by the coding sequence GTGCGAAAGAACCGGCGGGGAATCGTGAGTGGAGCGGTGACGGCGATTCACGATCGGCCGTTCGTCGTGCTGCTCGTCGGGCTGAGAATCAACAAGTGGTGGCGCGTCGATCATGCCTGGCAGGCCCTGCGGGTGTTTCGGCGGTTGCACCGCGAACTCGAACAGAACCCCGCCGAGGGGCTGCTGGCCTACCAGTGGTGGTGGGGCCATCCCATGCTCAGCGTCCAGTACTGGGAGTCCTGGGAGCATGTCGAGGCCTGGGCCCGCCGGCGGGAGGGCGGGCACCGGCAAGCGTGGACCGACTATGCCCAGCGACTGCGTCCGGCGGGGTCCATCGGCGTCTGGCACGAAACCTATATCATCGAGCCGGGGAAGTACGAAACCGTCTACAACGCGATGCCGCTCTTCGGTTTGGGGCGGGCGGTCGCTTCCGTGGTGCCGGCGCGGGGCCGGGCAGGCCGCGCATCGGGCCGTATCGCACTGGGTGGACAGGACTTGACGTCGTCTTCGGCGGAGGCCATGCTGGGCCGGGCTACGGGTGGAGGACCGCACCCAAAGTGA
- a CDS encoding hydroxymethylglutaryl-CoA lyase, whose translation MSDQRRDDGKLPVRITEVGPRDGLQNERRLLDVDQRVELVERLADAGLREIEIGSFVHPRWVPQMSHTEAVAARVRRRPGVVYWGLIPNMRGLERAIRAGLTHVATVMSASETHNRKNINRTREQSLEEIRAIARRVAAEGLVLRTYVSTAFGCPFEGPVDFDQVLDLVRTLAELEVEGVSLGDTVGVGQPGQIREGCERALEVLGPEKLVLHLHDTQGLALANALVAVQAGVRRLDSSVGGTGGCPYAPGASGNVGTEDLVNLLEGLGFATGVDVGRLVETSRWLEQSAGVSLSSRYYRYALARSFYGKDSA comes from the coding sequence ATGAGCGACCAGCGACGAGACGACGGCAAACTACCGGTCCGCATCACCGAAGTCGGTCCGCGGGACGGCCTGCAGAACGAGCGACGCCTGCTCGACGTGGACCAGCGGGTCGAGCTGGTCGAACGCCTGGCGGACGCCGGTCTGCGCGAGATCGAGATCGGCTCGTTCGTGCATCCGCGCTGGGTGCCGCAAATGAGCCATACCGAGGCGGTGGCGGCCCGGGTGCGGCGTCGCCCCGGCGTGGTCTACTGGGGGCTGATTCCCAACATGCGGGGGCTCGAGCGAGCGATCCGTGCCGGGTTGACCCACGTGGCCACGGTGATGTCGGCCAGCGAGACCCACAATCGCAAGAATATCAATCGCACCCGGGAGCAGAGCCTGGAAGAAATCCGCGCCATCGCCCGGCGGGTGGCGGCCGAGGGCTTGGTGTTGCGGACCTACGTGTCCACCGCCTTTGGCTGCCCCTTCGAAGGCCCGGTCGACTTCGACCAGGTGTTGGACCTGGTCCGGACCCTGGCCGAGCTCGAGGTGGAAGGGGTTTCCCTGGGGGACACCGTCGGCGTCGGGCAGCCCGGGCAGATTCGCGAGGGCTGCGAGCGGGCGCTGGAAGTGCTGGGGCCCGAGAAGCTGGTGCTGCACCTGCATGACACCCAGGGCCTGGCTCTGGCCAACGCCCTGGTGGCTGTGCAGGCCGGCGTGCGTCGCCTGGACAGCTCCGTGGGTGGAACAGGAGGCTGCCCCTACGCTCCGGGGGCATCGGGCAACGTGGGCACCGAAGACCTGGTCAACCTGCTCGAGGGGCTCGGTTTCGCCACCGGGGTGGACGTGGGGCGACTGGTGGAGACTTCCCGCTGGCTCGAGCAGTCTGCCGGGGTGAGCCTTTCCTCCCGCTATTACCGCTATGCCCTGGCCCGCTCCTTCTACGGCAAGGACTCAGCCTGA
- a CDS encoding MFS transporter, translating into MTRAKRPGSRQVGVLFLIVFIDLVGFGMVIPILPLYAEKYDPPGWLFGLFMASFSAMQFIFSPLLGALSDRVGRRPVLVISMLGAAAGYALLAMADSMLLLFASRIVAGVCGANIATAQAVIADLTGPEGRTRAMGIIGAAFGLGFIFGPALGGLLVHYGEAWPGVAASLASLTAAILVLVLLPETRFLRTGSTLPRRRLDWAVLTQVLRDPLLGICLVLILLVITAFSAFETTFAQFLLAVYGLEPREIAFLFVYAGVLAAIVQGGLVGRLSRRFGEARLITFGVVLAAISLGLLPLVKAFPLLLAVLAGLALGIGLTTPSLASLTSQLAPDEQVGRVMGQYQSLSSLGRIVGPFAAEIAFASSIGLPSFGGSALLVVGAALALLLAVRLRRAGRLTPVGGAG; encoded by the coding sequence ATGACGCGCGCGAAGCGGCCTGGTAGCCGCCAGGTGGGTGTGCTCTTCCTGATCGTCTTCATCGACCTGGTGGGGTTCGGGATGGTGATCCCGATCCTGCCTCTCTACGCGGAAAAGTACGATCCCCCGGGGTGGCTTTTCGGGCTTTTCATGGCCTCCTTCTCGGCCATGCAGTTCATTTTTTCGCCCCTGCTCGGCGCCCTCTCCGATCGCGTCGGCCGTCGTCCCGTGCTGGTGATTTCCATGCTGGGGGCGGCAGCCGGCTATGCCTTGCTGGCGATGGCGGATTCCATGCTTCTGCTCTTCGCCTCCCGCATCGTGGCCGGGGTCTGTGGGGCCAATATCGCCACCGCCCAGGCCGTCATCGCCGATTTGACGGGGCCGGAGGGGCGCACCCGGGCGATGGGAATCATCGGTGCAGCCTTCGGCCTGGGTTTCATCTTCGGGCCGGCTCTCGGCGGATTGCTGGTGCACTACGGCGAGGCCTGGCCCGGGGTGGCCGCCAGCCTGGCGTCCTTGACCGCGGCCATCCTGGTTCTCGTGCTGCTGCCTGAAACCAGGTTCCTGAGGACCGGCTCGACTCTCCCGCGCCGCCGCCTGGACTGGGCTGTGCTGACCCAGGTGCTGCGTGATCCTCTGCTGGGCATCTGCCTGGTGCTGATCCTGCTGGTCATCACGGCTTTTTCGGCTTTCGAGACCACCTTCGCCCAGTTCCTCCTGGCGGTCTACGGGCTTGAGCCACGCGAGATCGCGTTTCTCTTCGTCTACGCGGGAGTGCTGGCCGCCATCGTGCAGGGGGGCCTGGTCGGACGTCTCTCCAGGCGCTTCGGTGAGGCGCGGCTGATCACTTTCGGTGTGGTTCTCGCGGCGATCTCCCTGGGGCTGCTGCCCCTGGTGAAGGCCTTTCCCCTGCTGCTGGCCGTGCTGGCCGGCCTGGCCCTGGGTATCGGCCTGACCACGCCCAGCCTGGCGTCCCTGACCTCCCAGCTCGCCCCGGACGAGCAGGTGGGGCGGGTGATGGGGCAATACCAGTCCCTCTCCAGCCTGGGTCGGATCGTCGGCCCCTTCGCCGCCGAGATCGCCTTTGCCTCCAGCATCGGCCTGCCGAGCTTCGGCGGTAGCGCGCTGCTGGTCGTGGGGGCGGCGCTGGCCCTGCTGCTGGCCGTTCGCCTCAGGCGGGCCGGCCGTTTGACGCCTGTCGGTGGCGCTGGCTAG
- a CDS encoding secondary thiamine-phosphate synthase enzyme YjbQ encodes MSAVHLEIATRGAGLYEITGRVARVVEESGVDEGLALVFVLHTSASLLIQENADPSVQRDLLTFFSRLAPESAAWEHAAEGDDDMPAHLRSALTHTSEVIPIAGGRLLLGTWQGLYLFEHRRAPHRRRVHVRVLADR; translated from the coding sequence ATGTCTGCGGTCCATCTTGAAATCGCCACCCGCGGAGCGGGGCTCTACGAGATTACGGGGCGCGTGGCCCGGGTCGTGGAGGAGAGCGGGGTCGACGAGGGGCTGGCACTGGTCTTCGTCCTGCACACGAGCGCCAGCCTGCTGATCCAGGAAAACGCCGATCCGTCGGTGCAGCGCGACCTGCTGACTTTTTTCTCCCGCCTGGCCCCGGAATCGGCGGCCTGGGAGCACGCGGCGGAAGGAGACGACGACATGCCGGCTCATTTGCGCTCGGCTTTGACCCACACATCCGAGGTGATTCCCATCGCCGGGGGCCGTCTCCTGCTCGGCACCTGGCAGGGGCTCTACCTCTTCGAGCACCGGCGCGCTCCTCACCGGCGGCGGGTCCACGTGCGAGTCCTGGCCGACCGATGA
- a CDS encoding NRDE family protein — protein MCTLSWLFFGGGYELHFNRDESRARREAAPPRVVSGGDCSFVAPVDGEAGGTWIAVNAAGIGLALLNRYDREGRSGERSRGLLVAELASLGDLRHLGEALGSERLERYAPFDLAVFHPAAGGLCWTWDGRRLSGRALIAADLPLVSSGFDSRGVDRRRREVFREVGEPTSARLTALHRCHAPEKGPYSVCMHRPDAATVSYTRVRVAGRRARMEYIGGPPCRGGVPLCRELVLGRGG, from the coding sequence GTGTGCACCCTGAGTTGGCTCTTTTTCGGCGGTGGTTACGAACTCCATTTCAATCGGGACGAATCCCGGGCCCGCCGCGAGGCGGCGCCCCCCCGGGTGGTGAGCGGCGGCGATTGCAGCTTCGTCGCGCCGGTGGACGGGGAGGCCGGGGGCACCTGGATCGCGGTCAATGCGGCGGGGATCGGCCTGGCCCTGCTCAACCGGTACGACCGGGAAGGTCGCAGCGGAGAGCGCAGTCGGGGTTTGCTGGTCGCCGAACTGGCATCCCTGGGCGATCTCCGGCATCTGGGCGAGGCCCTCGGCAGCGAGCGGCTCGAGCGCTATGCACCCTTCGACCTGGCCGTCTTTCATCCCGCGGCCGGGGGGCTCTGCTGGACCTGGGACGGTCGCCGGCTGAGCGGGCGCGCGCTGATCGCCGCTGACCTGCCGCTGGTTTCCTCAGGTTTCGATTCCCGGGGCGTGGATCGGCGACGCCGGGAAGTCTTCCGGGAGGTGGGGGAGCCGACCAGCGCGCGCCTGACCGCGCTGCACCGCTGCCATGCGCCGGAAAAGGGGCCCTATTCGGTGTGCATGCACCGTCCCGACGCCGCGACGGTCAGCTACACGCGTGTTCGTGTCGCCGGTCGGCGGGCCCGGATGGAGTACATCGGCGGGCCTCCCTGCCGGGGCGGCGTGCCGCTGTGTCGCGAACTGGTGCTGGGGCGGGGCGGATGA
- a CDS encoding TrmH family RNA methyltransferase produces the protein MESLVAGLSRVRVVVVEPAYDGNLGQLARAMSNFGLTRLHLVGGSADPDSDEARWYARDEALKVLEGVRRHGSLLEAVADCRMVIATSRRLGRRRGPVQTPGELFEELAPWRAPWETAIVFGREAHGLSTAELDLCQRVIWIPTDPAHPSMNLAHSVAVVGYALATAARAGDYGRVDEEQSEPADRESVEAMFQHARRVWVRIGYLHYQNPDAILRAWRKLFARTGLTGRDLRVIRALLHQTEWVAKVAGIPPGGPEEAPEGMFDKHGERRRERREG, from the coding sequence ATGGAATCGTTGGTAGCCGGGCTCTCCCGCGTGCGTGTCGTGGTGGTCGAGCCCGCCTATGACGGGAACCTGGGCCAGCTCGCCCGGGCGATGAGCAACTTCGGCCTGACCCGTCTGCACCTGGTGGGAGGCAGCGCCGATCCGGACTCCGACGAGGCGCGGTGGTATGCCCGCGACGAGGCCCTGAAGGTACTCGAGGGCGTCCGCCGGCACGGAAGCCTGCTCGAGGCGGTGGCCGATTGTCGGATGGTGATCGCCACCTCCCGGCGCCTGGGCCGTCGCCGGGGGCCGGTGCAGACACCGGGCGAACTGTTCGAGGAGCTGGCGCCCTGGCGGGCCCCCTGGGAGACCGCCATCGTCTTCGGTCGCGAAGCTCACGGTCTTTCCACCGCCGAACTCGACCTCTGCCAGCGGGTGATCTGGATTCCCACCGATCCGGCCCACCCGTCGATGAACCTGGCCCATTCGGTGGCGGTCGTGGGCTATGCCCTGGCGACGGCCGCCCGGGCCGGTGACTACGGTCGGGTGGACGAAGAACAGTCCGAGCCCGCCGACCGGGAAAGCGTGGAGGCGATGTTTCAGCATGCTCGTCGGGTCTGGGTGCGGATCGGCTACCTGCATTATCAGAATCCCGACGCGATCCTCAGGGCCTGGCGCAAGCTCTTCGCCCGTACGGGTTTGACCGGGCGGGACCTGCGGGTGATCCGCGCCCTGCTGCATCAGACCGAATGGGTGGCCAAGGTGGCGGGCATCCCTCCCGGGGGGCCGGAGGAGGCGCCCGAGGGCATGTTCGACAAACATGGCGAACGTCGGCGCGAACGCCGGGAAGGGTGA
- a CDS encoding DUF1957 domain-containing protein, translating to MMRSAGALVLVLHAHLPWVRHPELPFYMEEHWLYEAVAETYLPLIQALRALEADGVPARLTVDVSPTVGAMLDDALLQERTLGYFDNLLALVAKEKRRTAGDEGLHPVVLFYEERLEGLRSLYLQLERNIPAELARLEQAGMLELATCAGTHPLLPMLMERPGLVRGHVRTAVREHRRLFGRSPRGIWLPECAYAPGLDRYLAEADLRWFIVDAHGVLTADPAPHRGVHAPVYTEYGVAAFARDLEPARQVWSAEAGYPGDPLYREFYRDVGWDLPLEHVRDHIDPDGTRMFTGLKYYRITGRGDDHREPYHPGWARQRAHDHAGHFFDCRVADARELAGRFGAPPVITSPYDAELFGHWWFEGPWFLESLLRKVAYDTDRLDALSPMDVLERWPEQQVVALEASTWGAGGYFDVWLGAANEWCMPHLVGVGERFIAQLRRHEGRDASTDRVLAQMAREMMLAQSSDWPFLMSTGTAVDYARRRFVEHVQRFNRLDAMLESGNIDEEFLALCEQRDGLFPSLDLADFA from the coding sequence ATGATGCGCAGCGCCGGCGCCCTGGTCCTGGTGCTGCACGCCCACCTCCCCTGGGTGCGTCATCCCGAGCTTCCCTTCTACATGGAAGAGCACTGGCTCTACGAGGCCGTCGCCGAAACTTATCTGCCGCTGATCCAGGCCCTGCGGGCTCTCGAGGCGGACGGCGTGCCGGCGCGGTTGACGGTGGACGTTTCGCCCACCGTCGGCGCGATGCTCGACGATGCCCTGCTGCAGGAGCGTACGCTCGGCTACTTCGACAACCTGTTGGCCCTGGTGGCCAAGGAAAAGCGCCGTACCGCGGGCGACGAGGGCCTCCACCCGGTGGTGCTGTTCTACGAGGAGCGGCTCGAGGGGCTGCGCTCGCTCTACCTGCAGCTCGAGCGGAATATTCCGGCCGAACTGGCCCGTCTCGAACAGGCCGGCATGCTCGAGTTGGCCACCTGCGCGGGAACCCACCCCCTGCTGCCGATGCTCATGGAGCGCCCCGGACTGGTGCGGGGTCACGTGCGCACGGCCGTGCGTGAGCATCGCCGTCTTTTCGGACGCTCGCCGCGGGGGATCTGGCTGCCGGAGTGCGCCTATGCCCCGGGTCTCGATCGCTACCTGGCCGAGGCCGATCTGCGCTGGTTCATCGTCGATGCCCACGGCGTGCTCACCGCGGATCCTGCGCCGCACCGGGGAGTCCATGCCCCCGTCTACACCGAGTACGGTGTGGCGGCCTTCGCCCGCGACCTCGAACCCGCCCGGCAGGTCTGGTCGGCCGAAGCCGGCTATCCCGGGGATCCCCTGTACCGGGAGTTCTACCGGGACGTGGGCTGGGACCTGCCCCTCGAGCACGTGCGCGATCACATCGATCCGGACGGCACCCGGATGTTCACCGGGCTCAAGTACTATCGCATCACCGGTCGCGGCGACGATCATCGCGAACCGTATCACCCCGGTTGGGCCCGACAACGAGCCCACGACCACGCGGGGCATTTCTTCGATTGCCGGGTGGCCGACGCGCGGGAACTCGCCGGTCGCTTCGGCGCGCCGCCGGTGATCACCAGCCCCTACGACGCGGAACTCTTCGGGCACTGGTGGTTCGAGGGCCCCTGGTTCCTCGAATCGCTGCTGCGCAAGGTGGCCTACGACACCGACCGGCTCGATGCTCTCAGCCCGATGGATGTTCTCGAGCGCTGGCCCGAGCAACAGGTGGTCGCCCTGGAGGCCAGCACGTGGGGCGCCGGAGGTTACTTCGACGTCTGGCTCGGAGCCGCCAACGAGTGGTGCATGCCTCATCTGGTGGGCGTGGGGGAGCGTTTCATCGCCCAACTGCGTCGCCATGAGGGCCGGGATGCGTCCACCGACCGGGTCCTGGCCCAGATGGCCCGGGAAATGATGCTGGCCCAGTCCAGCGACTGGCCCTTCCTGATGAGCACCGGGACGGCCGTGGACTATGCACGTCGGCGTTTTGTCGAGCACGTGCAGCGTTTCAATCGCCTCGATGCCATGCTGGAATCGGGAAATATCGACGAAGAGTTTCTCGCTCTGTGCGAGCAACGCGACGGTCTGTTTCCTTCCCTCGACCTGGCCGACTTCGCATGA
- a CDS encoding DUF4912 domain-containing protein, whose translation MAGKPSKKQKARARKQSAPAGPPAASGPELPAGGELAVQVSRFDLGAQEKVLSEALGPPPPGYHLTIVRGWIRSPGTVVAVWDINDAKALAQVEAAGWDRFRLRVLDADDRLLAEHGPARRSGTYHISLEARPQAIRLVIGIEREDGFFQTLARSGWVRMPPPPESRREGPAQLAALDPDLDRRALLAAEPPPRPGHAPGDNRLGPGARLAGRLGVAARAATGEEDRRRAQAALARASTPQPGRDGSPAGGAGEPASGGAGDEGAHRGSAASRHDLLDPGEPAPSSPRKWGPTSPAGPFSGPGSGG comes from the coding sequence ATGGCCGGAAAGCCTTCGAAAAAGCAAAAGGCGCGAGCCCGGAAGCAATCGGCTCCGGCCGGGCCTCCGGCGGCGTCCGGGCCGGAACTGCCCGCCGGAGGTGAACTGGCGGTCCAGGTCTCGCGTTTCGATCTCGGCGCCCAGGAGAAGGTGCTGTCCGAGGCCCTGGGTCCCCCCCCGCCGGGTTACCACCTGACGATCGTGCGCGGATGGATCCGCTCTCCGGGGACCGTGGTGGCTGTCTGGGACATCAACGACGCCAAGGCTCTGGCCCAGGTGGAAGCGGCCGGCTGGGACCGTTTCCGGCTGCGGGTCCTGGACGCCGACGATCGTCTGCTGGCGGAACATGGACCGGCCCGGCGCTCCGGGACCTACCACATCAGTCTCGAAGCCCGCCCCCAGGCCATTCGCCTCGTGATCGGCATCGAGCGGGAGGACGGTTTCTTTCAGACCCTCGCCCGTTCGGGATGGGTGCGCATGCCGCCGCCGCCGGAGTCCCGGCGAGAGGGCCCCGCGCAGCTGGCCGCCCTCGATCCCGACCTGGATCGGCGGGCGCTGCTGGCTGCGGAACCGCCGCCCCGTCCCGGGCACGCTCCCGGCGACAACCGCCTGGGTCCCGGTGCGCGGCTCGCCGGGCGCCTCGGCGTCGCCGCCCGGGCCGCCACCGGCGAGGAGGACCGGCGTCGCGCGCAGGCGGCCCTGGCTCGGGCCTCGACCCCGCAGCCGGGCCGTGACGGTTCCCCGGCAGGGGGCGCGGGAGAGCCGGCGTCCGGCGGAGCCGGGGACGAGGGCGCGCATCGTGGGTCGGCGGCCAGCCGTCATGACCTTCTCGATCCCGGGGAGCCGGCTCCGAGTTCGCCTCGCAAGTGGGGCCCCACCTCTCCCGCGGGACCTTTTTCGGGGCCGGGAAGCGGGGGATGA
- a CDS encoding TlpA disulfide reductase family protein — protein MKRTHPNPRFSTRLLSALAVAAFFLPGLAQYGERAMVAPGDALPAGLIVSQGGPAGRDLAPLVGKRPVLVTYWRPGDGLSEAALTGAVDLQKTRATGAVVFPVAVLAASQAPESIRTRLDALGLPDLPARQDGGQLARILGIRKTPAFALIDAGGVLRLVGGGDVQQNSPAGMTIARALELAASGKPVPNLGTLPSRPVYRLLGRKLPDLAGTLLDGTTWRKISDLRQEGKKTLLFYWSPTCPHCKRALPKLRDWYTRARPDDLLIIDIARADSPYLAREVPGMIGQYPWPHLLDKDRSISKALMARETPSSYLLSADGEVLGIKIGENVDWGRWLGSD, from the coding sequence ATGAAGCGAACCCACCCCAACCCCAGGTTTTCCACCCGGCTGCTGTCGGCCCTGGCGGTCGCGGCTTTTTTCCTGCCCGGTCTCGCCCAGTACGGAGAGCGGGCCATGGTGGCCCCCGGCGATGCGCTGCCCGCGGGCCTGATCGTCAGCCAGGGCGGGCCTGCGGGCCGGGATCTGGCTCCCCTGGTGGGCAAGCGTCCGGTCCTGGTGACCTACTGGCGCCCGGGGGACGGCCTGTCCGAGGCGGCCCTGACCGGCGCGGTGGACCTGCAGAAGACCCGTGCCACCGGGGCCGTGGTCTTTCCCGTGGCGGTCCTGGCTGCTTCCCAGGCCCCTGAGAGCATCCGCACCCGCCTCGACGCCCTGGGCCTGCCGGACCTGCCGGCGCGCCAGGACGGGGGACAGCTCGCTCGCATCCTCGGTATCCGCAAGACCCCTGCCTTCGCCCTGATCGACGCTGGTGGTGTCCTGCGCCTGGTGGGTGGTGGTGACGTCCAGCAGAACAGTCCTGCCGGTATGACCATCGCCCGGGCGCTCGAGTTGGCCGCCTCGGGCAAGCCGGTGCCCAACCTGGGCACGCTTCCTTCGCGGCCGGTCTACCGTCTGCTGGGCCGCAAGTTGCCCGACCTTGCGGGGACCCTCCTCGATGGCACCACCTGGCGCAAGATTTCCGATCTGCGCCAGGAAGGCAAGAAGACGCTTCTCTTCTACTGGTCGCCCACCTGTCCCCATTGCAAGCGGGCCCTGCCCAAGCTCCGGGACTGGTACACCCGGGCCCGACCGGACGACCTGCTGATCATCGACATCGCCCGGGCGGACTCCCCCTATCTGGCGCGGGAAGTCCCCGGCATGATCGGCCAGTACCCCTGGCCGCACCTGCTGGACAAGGACCGGTCGATCTCCAAGGCTCTGATGGCCCGGGAGACTCCATCGAGCTACCTGCTTTCGGCCGATGGCGAGGTGCTGGGCATCAAGATCGGCGAAAACGTCGACTGGGGGCGGTGGCTCGGCAGCGACTGA